A single window of Larimichthys crocea isolate SSNF chromosome XII, L_crocea_2.0, whole genome shotgun sequence DNA harbors:
- the rc3h1b gene encoding roquin-1 isoform X1: protein MPVQAPQWTEFLLCPICTQTFEETVRRPISLGCGHTVCKMCLNKLHRKACPFDQTAISTDIEQLPVNTALLQLVGGQVPKAQPVALITSPEDSQHYEEARQCVEELALYLKPLSNTRGVGLSSTAQSILSRPMQRKLVTLVHCQLVEEEGRVRAMRAARSLGERTVTELILQHQNPQQLSSNLWAAVRARGCQFLGPAMQEEALKLVLLALEDGSALSRKVLVLFVVQRLEPRFPQASKTSIGHVVQLLYRASCFKVTKRDEDSSLMQLKEEFRTYEALRREHDSQIVQIAMEGGLRIAPDQWSSLLYGDQSHKSHMQSIIDKLQTPASFAQSVQELTIALQRTGDPANLNRLRPHLELLANIDPSPDAPPPTWEQLEKGLVAVKTVVHGLVDFIQNHSKKGADPQQPPQHSKYKTYMCRDMKQKGGCPRGASCTFAHSQEELEKYRKMNKRLVSRLPGSGGLMPDDGLSLDVGVTRKPSPLTNGSSVPSLPQLIPRGTDTVSTQYELLTHRKPIKMDGGSPSAPGSPPDPLDNGPKPMPLPHTMAHPRMPADHLPGVKHMTGVARGPPVYPQPQLPEMCYDTRPPPSASQYETPQYSTVSGYPYQQPPQYVPRDYMRNPPPNESGPPYQDPYPGYGPPERPYQAPHSGPPFSYPHPPHHDRGRHGNYPGPPPPPQPYPSQRDGLVRMSPAPLDVPPQSAGQANSLYHQEPSARDRYPPDGYYPPGAQPPPMRAYVRGPSYSGSQPSLDYLHRRRQELLSQLEERKVISPPPFAASPTLSHPFPSDYPPEYGEESSKTMMKCRESDYAGQYSPWSCETIGSYIGTKDAKPKDVMVPGTMEMMNVEAKGLREPSLEAPRRGAEVKDDDPIIPFGPQPTVSRFGAISRTSKTGYQTTGPVQAMASTAQNPNSKHMAVSAEYTYGSHAGWGGASYPSHQAASSSQGHFNERLPMAPSDREQLKIELQQVNQQINQQTQMRSMEAASNSLLLQREASALAGQPVQPNQGQATAAQQQQQQQQQQAKWPAGGASTTAVSSEQLSLELHRVEREIGKRTREMALENQVAHDVQQYKMKPAENGQPEHKTQLEEILSLSEVSNGSSSLQESAVGGSMLSLTNKTSVLSLCSDPGATGSEMQKNGVVHSCS, encoded by the exons ATGCCAGTGCAAGCACCACAATGGACGGAGTTCCTGCTGTGCCCGATCTGCACGCAGACGTTCGAGGAGACTGTTCGCCGGCCCATCAGCCTGGGCTGTGGACATACTGTCTGCAAGATGTGCCTGAACAAGTTGCACCGCAAGGCCTGTCCCTTTGACCAGACGGCCATCAGCACAGACATCGAGCAGCTACCTGTCAACACGGCCCTGTTGCAACTGGTGGGAGGCCAG GTTCCTAAGGCTCAGCCAGTTGCCTTGATTACCAGTCCAGAGGACTCGCAGCATTATGAGGAGGCCAGGCAGTGTGTGGAGGAGCTGGCCCTCTACCTCAAACCTCTCAGCAACACTCGAG GTGTGGGTCTGAGCAGCACGGCCCAGAGCATACTGAGTCGACCAATGCAGAGGAAACTGGTAACTCTGGTCCACTGccagctggtggaggaggagggccgTGTTAGAGCCATGAGAGCTGCCCGCTCTCTGGGTGAGCGAACTGTGACTGAACTCATCTTGCAGCACCAGAATCCGCAGCAGCTCTCCTCCAATCTGTGGGCTGCTGTCCGTGCACGAGGATGTCAGTTTCTCGGCCCGG CCATGCAGGAGGAAGCTCTAAAGTTGGTCCTTCTCGCTCTAGAAGATGGCTCTGCTCTGTCCAGGAAGGTGTTGGTTCTCTTTGTAGTGCAGAGGCTTGAGCCACGCTTTCCGCAGGCCTCAAAGACCAGCATAGGCCATGTGGTGCAGCTCCTCTACAGGGCCTCCTGCTTCAAG GTGACCAAGCGTGATGAAGATTCATCCCTGATGCAGCTGAAAGAGGAGTTTCGCACTTATGAGGCTCTGCGGCGCGAGCACGACTCTCAGATAGTTCAGATTGCCATGGAGGGTGGGCTGCGCATCGCACCTGACCAGTGGTCTTCTCTGTTATATGGAGATCAATCTCATAAGTCACACATGCAGTCTATCATTGataag CTGCAGACCCCAGCGTCCTTTGCTCAGAGTGTTCAGGAGCTGACGATTGCGCTGCAGAGGACCGGAGATCCAGCCAACCTCAACAGGTTGCGGCCACACTTGGAATTACTGGCCAACATTGATCCCAGTCCTG ATGCTCCCCCTCCCACATGGGAGCAGCTTGAGAAAGGATTGGTGGCAGTGAAAACAGTGGTGCATGGACTGGTGGACTTCATTCAGAACCACAGCAAGAAAGGAGCTGACCCTCAACAG CCTCCTCAGCACAGCAAGTACAAGACCTACATGTGTCGTGACATGAAGCAGAAGGGAGGCTGTCCTCGCGGAGCCAGCTGTACCTTTGCTCACTCTCAGGAAGAACTGGAGAA GTATCGAAAGATGAATAAGCGCCTGGTAAGTCGCCTCCCTGGCTCAGGAGGGCTCATGCCAGATGACGGCCTTTCTCTTGATGTAGGAGTGACCCGGAAGCCATCACCCCTCACCAATGGCAGCAGTGTGCCCTCTTTGCCCCAGCTCATTCCCCGCGGCACCGACACAGTCTCCACACAGTACGAACTGTTAACCCATCGTAAACCCATCAAGATGGATGGGGGGAGTCCCAGTGCCCCAGGGTCACCACCTGATCC CCTGGACAATGGGCCCAAACCTATGCCTCTACCACATACCATGGCACACCCAAGAATGCCAGCGGACCACCTCCCAGGGGTGAAGCACATGACTGGGGTAGCTAGAGGTCCACCAGTGTACCCACAGCCACAACTCCCTGAGATGTGCTACGATACCCGCCCACCACCTTCTGCTTCTCAGTATGAGACCCCACAATACTCCACAGTGTcag GGTACCCATACCAACAGCCGCCACAGTATGTTCCTCGGGATTACATGCGTAATCCTCCACCCAATGAGTCAGGACCCCCTTACCAGGACCCCTACCCGGGCTATGGGCCTCCAGAGCGCCCCTACCAGGCTCCTCACTCTGGTCCACCCTTCTCCTACCCTCACCCTCCGCACCATGACCGAGGCCGCCACGGGAACTACCCTGGCCCACCACCTCCCCCGCAGCCTTACCCATCTCAGAGGGATGGCCTGGTCAGAATGAGTCCCGCGCCTCTAGATGTTCCCCCGCAATCAGCAGGACAGGCTAACTCACTGTACCACCAGGAGCCAAGTGCTCGGGATAGATACCCTCCAGATGGCTACTATCCACCAGGTGCCCAGCCTCCACCCATGAGGGCTTATGTCAGG GGACCATCGTATAGTGGTTCGCAGCCCAGCTTGGACTACCTGCACCGACGTCGGCAGGAGCTCTTATCCCAGCTGGAGGAAAGGAAAGTCATCTCCCCTCCACCATTCGCTGCCTCCCCCACTCTTTCTCACCCTTTCCCCAGCGACTACCCTCCAGAG taCGGTGAGGAGAGCTCCAAAACAATGATGAAATGCAGAGAGTCTGACTATGCAGGCCAATACTCCCCCTGGTCTTGTGAAACAATCGGCTCCTACATTGGCACAAAAGATGCCAAACCCAAAGACGTTATGGTTCCTGGCACCATGGAGATGATG aACGTGGAAGCTAAGGGTCTGAGGGAACCATCGCTGGAGGCTCCTCGGAGGGGTGCGGAAGTCAAGGACGATGACCCCATTATCCCGTTTGGCCCCCAGCCTACTGTATCACGCTTCGGTGCCATTTCCCGCACCTCAAAAACGGGCTACCAGACCACCGGCCCTGTGCAGGCTATGGCCTCTACCGCCCAGAACCCAAACTCTAAACATATGGCTGTGTCAG CAGAATACACATATGGAAGCCATGCAGGATGGGGTGGAGCGTCATACCCCTCTCACCaggctgcctcctcctctcagggACACTTCAATGAGCG TCTACCTATGGCACCCTCAGACAGAGAACAGTTAAAGATTGAGCTGCAACAGGTCAACCAGCAGATCAACCAACAGACCCAGATGCGAAGCATGGAG GCTGCCAGTAACTCTTTACTCCTGCAGAGGGAGGCCAGTGCGTTGGCAGGACAGCCTGTGCAGCCGAACCAGGGCCAGGCAACagcagcccagcagcagcaacagcagcagcagcagcaggccaaGTGGCCAGCAGGGGGAGCGAGTACCACAGCTGTCTCCAGTGAACAGCTGAGCCTGGAGCTCCAccgggtggagagagagatcgGCAAGAGGACCCGTGAGATGGCTTTG GAAAACCAAGTAGCCCATGATGTTCAGCAGTACAAGATGAAACCTGCAGAGAATGGACAACCAGAGCACAAGACTCAGCTGGAAGAAATCTTGTCTCTTAG CGAGGTGTCAAACGGCTCCAGCAGTCTGCAAGAAAGTGCAGTGGGCGGGTCCATGCTGTCACTGACCAATAAGACGTCTGTGCTGAGCCTGTGCTCTGACCCAGGTGCCACTGGTTCAGAGATGCAGAAGAATGGCGTCGTCCATTCCTGCTCTTAG
- the rc3h1b gene encoding roquin-1 isoform X2 — MPVQAPQWTEFLLCPICTQTFEETVRRPISLGCGHTVCKMCLNKLHRKACPFDQTAISTDIEQLPVNTALLQLVGGQVPKAQPVALITSPEDSQHYEEARQCVEELALYLKPLSNTRGVGLSSTAQSILSRPMQRKLVTLVHCQLVEEEGRVRAMRAARSLGERTVTELILQHQNPQQLSSNLWAAVRARGCQFLGPAMQEEALKLVLLALEDGSALSRKVLVLFVVQRLEPRFPQASKTSIGHVVQLLYRASCFKVTKRDEDSSLMQLKEEFRTYEALRREHDSQIVQIAMEGGLRIAPDQWSSLLYGDQSHKSHMQSIIDKLQTPASFAQSVQELTIALQRTGDPANLNRLRPHLELLANIDPSPDAPPPTWEQLEKGLVAVKTVVHGLVDFIQNHSKKGADPQQPPQHSKYKTYMCRDMKQKGGCPRGASCTFAHSQEELEKYRKMNKRLVSRLPGSGGLMPDDGLSLDVGVTRKPSPLTNGSSVPSLPQLIPRGTDTVSTQYELLTHRKPIKMDGGSPSAPGSPPDPLDNGPKPMPLPHTMAHPRMPADHLPGVKHMTGVARGPPVYPQPQLPEMCYDTRPPPSASQYETPQYSTVSGYPYQQPPQYVPRDYMRNPPPNESGPPYQDPYPGYGPPERPYQAPHSGPPFSYPHPPHHDRGRHGNYPGPPPPPQPYPSQRDGLVRMSPAPLDVPPQSAGQANSLYHQEPSARDRYPPDGYYPPGAQPPPMRAYVRGPSYSGSQPSLDYLHRRRQELLSQLEERKVISPPPFAASPTLSHPFPSDYPPEYGEESSKTMMKCRESDYAGQYSPWSCETIGSYIGTKDAKPKDVMVPGTMEMMNVEAKGLREPSLEAPRRGAEVKDDDPIIPFGPQPTVSRFGAISRTSKTGYQTTGPVQAMASTAQNPNSKHMAVSEYTYGSHAGWGGASYPSHQAASSSQGHFNERLPMAPSDREQLKIELQQVNQQINQQTQMRSMEAASNSLLLQREASALAGQPVQPNQGQATAAQQQQQQQQQQAKWPAGGASTTAVSSEQLSLELHRVEREIGKRTREMALENQVAHDVQQYKMKPAENGQPEHKTQLEEILSLSEVSNGSSSLQESAVGGSMLSLTNKTSVLSLCSDPGATGSEMQKNGVVHSCS, encoded by the exons ATGCCAGTGCAAGCACCACAATGGACGGAGTTCCTGCTGTGCCCGATCTGCACGCAGACGTTCGAGGAGACTGTTCGCCGGCCCATCAGCCTGGGCTGTGGACATACTGTCTGCAAGATGTGCCTGAACAAGTTGCACCGCAAGGCCTGTCCCTTTGACCAGACGGCCATCAGCACAGACATCGAGCAGCTACCTGTCAACACGGCCCTGTTGCAACTGGTGGGAGGCCAG GTTCCTAAGGCTCAGCCAGTTGCCTTGATTACCAGTCCAGAGGACTCGCAGCATTATGAGGAGGCCAGGCAGTGTGTGGAGGAGCTGGCCCTCTACCTCAAACCTCTCAGCAACACTCGAG GTGTGGGTCTGAGCAGCACGGCCCAGAGCATACTGAGTCGACCAATGCAGAGGAAACTGGTAACTCTGGTCCACTGccagctggtggaggaggagggccgTGTTAGAGCCATGAGAGCTGCCCGCTCTCTGGGTGAGCGAACTGTGACTGAACTCATCTTGCAGCACCAGAATCCGCAGCAGCTCTCCTCCAATCTGTGGGCTGCTGTCCGTGCACGAGGATGTCAGTTTCTCGGCCCGG CCATGCAGGAGGAAGCTCTAAAGTTGGTCCTTCTCGCTCTAGAAGATGGCTCTGCTCTGTCCAGGAAGGTGTTGGTTCTCTTTGTAGTGCAGAGGCTTGAGCCACGCTTTCCGCAGGCCTCAAAGACCAGCATAGGCCATGTGGTGCAGCTCCTCTACAGGGCCTCCTGCTTCAAG GTGACCAAGCGTGATGAAGATTCATCCCTGATGCAGCTGAAAGAGGAGTTTCGCACTTATGAGGCTCTGCGGCGCGAGCACGACTCTCAGATAGTTCAGATTGCCATGGAGGGTGGGCTGCGCATCGCACCTGACCAGTGGTCTTCTCTGTTATATGGAGATCAATCTCATAAGTCACACATGCAGTCTATCATTGataag CTGCAGACCCCAGCGTCCTTTGCTCAGAGTGTTCAGGAGCTGACGATTGCGCTGCAGAGGACCGGAGATCCAGCCAACCTCAACAGGTTGCGGCCACACTTGGAATTACTGGCCAACATTGATCCCAGTCCTG ATGCTCCCCCTCCCACATGGGAGCAGCTTGAGAAAGGATTGGTGGCAGTGAAAACAGTGGTGCATGGACTGGTGGACTTCATTCAGAACCACAGCAAGAAAGGAGCTGACCCTCAACAG CCTCCTCAGCACAGCAAGTACAAGACCTACATGTGTCGTGACATGAAGCAGAAGGGAGGCTGTCCTCGCGGAGCCAGCTGTACCTTTGCTCACTCTCAGGAAGAACTGGAGAA GTATCGAAAGATGAATAAGCGCCTGGTAAGTCGCCTCCCTGGCTCAGGAGGGCTCATGCCAGATGACGGCCTTTCTCTTGATGTAGGAGTGACCCGGAAGCCATCACCCCTCACCAATGGCAGCAGTGTGCCCTCTTTGCCCCAGCTCATTCCCCGCGGCACCGACACAGTCTCCACACAGTACGAACTGTTAACCCATCGTAAACCCATCAAGATGGATGGGGGGAGTCCCAGTGCCCCAGGGTCACCACCTGATCC CCTGGACAATGGGCCCAAACCTATGCCTCTACCACATACCATGGCACACCCAAGAATGCCAGCGGACCACCTCCCAGGGGTGAAGCACATGACTGGGGTAGCTAGAGGTCCACCAGTGTACCCACAGCCACAACTCCCTGAGATGTGCTACGATACCCGCCCACCACCTTCTGCTTCTCAGTATGAGACCCCACAATACTCCACAGTGTcag GGTACCCATACCAACAGCCGCCACAGTATGTTCCTCGGGATTACATGCGTAATCCTCCACCCAATGAGTCAGGACCCCCTTACCAGGACCCCTACCCGGGCTATGGGCCTCCAGAGCGCCCCTACCAGGCTCCTCACTCTGGTCCACCCTTCTCCTACCCTCACCCTCCGCACCATGACCGAGGCCGCCACGGGAACTACCCTGGCCCACCACCTCCCCCGCAGCCTTACCCATCTCAGAGGGATGGCCTGGTCAGAATGAGTCCCGCGCCTCTAGATGTTCCCCCGCAATCAGCAGGACAGGCTAACTCACTGTACCACCAGGAGCCAAGTGCTCGGGATAGATACCCTCCAGATGGCTACTATCCACCAGGTGCCCAGCCTCCACCCATGAGGGCTTATGTCAGG GGACCATCGTATAGTGGTTCGCAGCCCAGCTTGGACTACCTGCACCGACGTCGGCAGGAGCTCTTATCCCAGCTGGAGGAAAGGAAAGTCATCTCCCCTCCACCATTCGCTGCCTCCCCCACTCTTTCTCACCCTTTCCCCAGCGACTACCCTCCAGAG taCGGTGAGGAGAGCTCCAAAACAATGATGAAATGCAGAGAGTCTGACTATGCAGGCCAATACTCCCCCTGGTCTTGTGAAACAATCGGCTCCTACATTGGCACAAAAGATGCCAAACCCAAAGACGTTATGGTTCCTGGCACCATGGAGATGATG aACGTGGAAGCTAAGGGTCTGAGGGAACCATCGCTGGAGGCTCCTCGGAGGGGTGCGGAAGTCAAGGACGATGACCCCATTATCCCGTTTGGCCCCCAGCCTACTGTATCACGCTTCGGTGCCATTTCCCGCACCTCAAAAACGGGCTACCAGACCACCGGCCCTGTGCAGGCTATGGCCTCTACCGCCCAGAACCCAAACTCTAAACATATGGCTGTGTCAG AATACACATATGGAAGCCATGCAGGATGGGGTGGAGCGTCATACCCCTCTCACCaggctgcctcctcctctcagggACACTTCAATGAGCG TCTACCTATGGCACCCTCAGACAGAGAACAGTTAAAGATTGAGCTGCAACAGGTCAACCAGCAGATCAACCAACAGACCCAGATGCGAAGCATGGAG GCTGCCAGTAACTCTTTACTCCTGCAGAGGGAGGCCAGTGCGTTGGCAGGACAGCCTGTGCAGCCGAACCAGGGCCAGGCAACagcagcccagcagcagcaacagcagcagcagcagcaggccaaGTGGCCAGCAGGGGGAGCGAGTACCACAGCTGTCTCCAGTGAACAGCTGAGCCTGGAGCTCCAccgggtggagagagagatcgGCAAGAGGACCCGTGAGATGGCTTTG GAAAACCAAGTAGCCCATGATGTTCAGCAGTACAAGATGAAACCTGCAGAGAATGGACAACCAGAGCACAAGACTCAGCTGGAAGAAATCTTGTCTCTTAG CGAGGTGTCAAACGGCTCCAGCAGTCTGCAAGAAAGTGCAGTGGGCGGGTCCATGCTGTCACTGACCAATAAGACGTCTGTGCTGAGCCTGTGCTCTGACCCAGGTGCCACTGGTTCAGAGATGCAGAAGAATGGCGTCGTCCATTCCTGCTCTTAG